A DNA window from Parabacteroides johnsonii DSM 18315 contains the following coding sequences:
- the mobC gene encoding conjugal transfer protein MobC, translating into MSQQEDDLRALAKIMDFLRAVSIILVVMNVYWFCYEAIRLWGVNIGVVDKILLNFDRTAGLFHSILYTKLFSVLLLALSCLGTKGVKGEKITWGRIWTAFAVGFVLFFLNWWLLPLPLPLEAVTGLYVLTIGTGYVCLLMGGLWMSRLLKHNLMEDVFNNENESFMQETRLIESEYSVNLPTRFYYRKRWNNGWINVVNPFRASIVLGTPGSGKSYAVVNNFIKQQIEKGFSQYIYDFKYPDLSTIAYNHLLNHPDGYKVKPKFYVINFDDPRRSHRCNPIHPDFMEDITDAYESAYTIMLNLNKTWVQKQGDFFVESPIILFASIIWYLKIYQNGKFCTFPHAIEFLNRRYEDIFPILTSYPELENYLSPFMDAWLGGAAEQLMGQIASAKIPLSRMISPQLYWVMSDSEFTLDINNPEEPKILCVGNNPDRQNIYGAALGLYNSRIVKLINKKGMLKSSVIIDELPTIYFKGLDNLIATARSNKVAVCLGFQDFSQLVRDYGDKEAKVVMNTVGNIFSGQVVGETAKTLSERFGKVLQKRQSISINRQDVSTSINTQMDALIPPSKISGLTQGMFVGSVSDNFNERIEQKIFHCEIVVDAEKVKREESAYKKIPVITNFTDEDGNDRMKETVQANYRRIKEEVKQIVQEELERIKNDPVLCKLLPDNETV; encoded by the coding sequence ATGTCACAACAAGAAGACGATTTGAGGGCATTGGCGAAAATCATGGATTTTCTGCGTGCCGTGAGTATCATTTTAGTGGTCATGAACGTGTACTGGTTCTGCTACGAAGCCATCCGGCTGTGGGGCGTGAACATCGGCGTGGTGGACAAAATCCTTCTGAACTTCGACCGCACGGCGGGGCTGTTCCATTCCATTCTCTACACGAAGCTGTTTTCCGTCCTTTTGCTTGCCTTGTCCTGTCTGGGTACGAAGGGTGTCAAGGGTGAGAAAATCACTTGGGGGAGAATCTGGACAGCATTTGCCGTCGGGTTCGTGCTGTTTTTCCTGAACTGGTGGTTGCTGCCCCTGCCGCTGCCGCTTGAAGCGGTGACGGGACTGTATGTCCTTACCATTGGAACGGGCTATGTCTGCCTGTTGATGGGTGGTCTGTGGATGAGCCGCCTGTTGAAACACAATTTGATGGAGGATGTTTTCAACAACGAGAACGAGAGTTTCATGCAGGAAACGAGGCTTATCGAAAGCGAGTATTCGGTCAATCTGCCGACACGTTTCTATTACAGGAAACGCTGGAACAACGGTTGGATCAATGTAGTTAATCCCTTCCGTGCGTCCATCGTGTTGGGTACGCCGGGCAGCGGCAAGTCCTATGCCGTGGTAAACAATTTTATCAAGCAACAGATTGAAAAGGGCTTTAGTCAATACATCTACGATTTCAAGTATCCCGACCTATCTACTATTGCCTACAACCATTTGCTGAACCACCCGGACGGCTACAAGGTAAAGCCGAAGTTCTATGTGATCAACTTCGACGACCCGCGACGCTCTCATCGGTGCAATCCCATTCACCCGGATTTTATGGAAGATATTACGGATGCCTATGAGAGTGCCTACACAATAATGCTCAACCTCAATAAAACGTGGGTGCAAAAGCAGGGCGACTTCTTCGTGGAGTCACCTATCATTCTGTTTGCCAGTATTATCTGGTATCTCAAAATCTATCAGAACGGGAAGTTTTGCACGTTTCCCCATGCTATCGAGTTTCTGAACCGCCGTTACGAGGATATATTTCCGATACTGACCTCTTATCCGGAGCTGGAGAACTACCTTTCGCCGTTCATGGATGCGTGGCTTGGAGGGGCTGCGGAGCAGCTCATGGGTCAGATAGCGTCGGCAAAAATCCCGCTTTCGAGGATGATTTCACCGCAGCTCTACTGGGTGATGTCAGACAGCGAGTTTACGCTGGACATCAACAATCCCGAAGAGCCGAAAATCCTCTGCGTGGGTAACAATCCCGACCGTCAGAATATCTACGGTGCGGCACTCGGTCTGTATAATTCCCGTATCGTGAAGCTCATCAACAAGAAGGGGATGCTGAAGTCATCGGTCATCATCGACGAGTTGCCCACAATATACTTCAAAGGGTTGGACAATCTTATAGCTACCGCCCGAAGCAACAAGGTTGCCGTGTGTCTGGGCTTTCAGGATTTCAGCCAGTTAGTGCGTGACTACGGGGACAAAGAGGCGAAAGTGGTGATGAACACTGTCGGCAATATTTTCTCCGGTCAGGTGGTGGGGGAAACAGCCAAGACGCTCTCCGAGCGGTTCGGTAAGGTGTTGCAGAAACGGCAGTCCATCTCCATCAACCGGCAGGATGTTTCCACCTCCATCAACACGCAGATGGACGCGCTCATTCCACCGAGTAAGATTTCCGGGCTTACGCAGGGAATGTTTGTCGGTTCTGTATCCGACAACTTCAACGAGCGTATCGAGCAGAAGATTTTTCATTGCGAGATTGTGGTGGATGCCGAAAAGGTGAAACGGGAAGAAAGTGCCTACAAGAAAATTCCCGTCATTACAAACTTCACGGACGAGGACGGCAACGACCGCATGAAGGAAACGGTGCAGGCGAACTACCGGCGCATCAAGGAAGAGGTGAAGCAGATTGTGCAGGAGGAACTGGAGCGTATCAAAAACGATCCGGTGCTGTGTAAACTGCTACCAGATAATGAGACTGTCTAA
- the mobB gene encoding conjugal transfer protein MobB gives MVAKISVGSSLYGAIAYNGEKINEAQGRLLTTNRIYNDGSGTVDIGKAMEGFLTFLPPQMKIEKPVVHISLNPHPEDVLTDIELQNIAREYLEKLGFGNQPYLVFKHEDIDRHHLHIVTVNVDENGKRLNRDFLYRRSDRIRRELEQKYGLHPAERKNQRLDNPLRKVAASAGDVKKQVGNTVKALNGQYRFQTMGEYRALLSLYNMTVEEARGNVRGREYHGLVYSVTDDKGNKVGNPFKSSLFGKSAGYEAVQKKFVRSKSEIKDRKLADMTKRTVLSVLQGTYDKDKFVSQLKEKGIDTVLRYTEEGRIYGATFIDHRTGCVLNGSRMGKELSANALQEHFTLPYAGQPPIPLSIPVDAADKAHGQTAYDSEDISGGMGLLTPEGPAVDAEEEAFIRAMKRKKKKKRKGLGM, from the coding sequence ATGGTCGCAAAAATCAGTGTAGGAAGTTCGTTGTACGGCGCGATTGCCTACAACGGGGAGAAGATTAACGAGGCGCAGGGGCGGCTTCTCACCACCAACCGCATCTACAATGACGGTTCGGGAACGGTGGACATAGGCAAGGCGATGGAGGGTTTTCTCACCTTCCTGCCACCGCAGATGAAGATCGAGAAGCCGGTGGTGCATATCTCTCTCAACCCGCACCCGGAGGATGTGCTGACCGATATTGAGTTGCAGAATATCGCCCGCGAGTATCTGGAAAAACTCGGTTTCGGAAACCAGCCTTATCTTGTATTCAAGCACGAGGACATCGACCGCCACCACCTGCACATCGTGACGGTCAACGTGGACGAGAACGGGAAAAGGCTCAACCGGGATTTTCTCTACCGCCGCAGCGACCGTATCCGCAGGGAACTGGAACAGAAGTACGGATTGCATCCGGCAGAACGTAAAAATCAGAGATTGGATAATCCGTTGCGCAAGGTGGCCGCATCGGCAGGTGATGTGAAGAAGCAGGTAGGCAACACCGTGAAGGCTCTGAATGGGCAGTACCGTTTCCAGACGATGGGCGAATACCGTGCGCTCCTTTCCTTATATAATATGACGGTGGAGGAAGCGAGGGGCAACGTGCGCGGACGGGAGTATCACGGGCTGGTCTATTCCGTCACGGACGACAAGGGTAACAAGGTGGGCAACCCGTTCAAATCCTCGCTTTTCGGGAAGTCCGCAGGCTATGAAGCCGTACAGAAGAAGTTTGTCCGTTCCAAATCGGAAATCAAGGATAGGAAACTGGCAGACATGACGAAACGCACCGTCCTTTCCGTGCTGCAAGGCACTTATGACAAGGACAAATTTGTATCCCAACTCAAAGAGAAGGGCATCGACACCGTACTGCGCTACACAGAGGAAGGGCGCATCTATGGGGCTACCTTCATCGACCACCGCACGGGATGCGTGCTGAACGGTTCGCGCATGGGTAAGGAGCTTTCGGCGAATGCCTTGCAGGAACACTTCACCCTGCCATACGCCGGACAACCGCCGATACCGCTATCCATCCCTGTGGATGCTGCGGACAAGGCACACGGGCAGACCGCCTACGACAGTGAAGATATATCGGGCGGTATGGGCTTGCTCACTCCCGAAGGTCCGGCGGTAGATGCCGAGGAAGAGGCTTTCATCCGGGCGATGAAGCGCAAAAAGAAGAAAAAACGCAAGGGCTTGGGTATGTAA
- the mobA gene encoding conjugal transfer protein MobA, which translates to MKEKRKSKSGRNPKLDPAVYRYTVRFNEEEHNRFLAMFGKSGVYARSVFLKAHFFGQPFKVLKVDKTLVDYYTKLSDFHAQFRAVGTNYNQVVKELRLHFSEKKAMALLYKLEQHTVELVKLSRRIVELSREMEAKWSQKSV; encoded by the coding sequence ATGAAAGAGAAAAGGAAAAGCAAATCAGGGAGAAATCCCAAACTTGATCCGGCGGTGTACCGGTACACCGTCCGTTTCAACGAGGAGGAACACAACCGTTTCCTCGCCATGTTCGGAAAATCGGGTGTCTATGCACGGTCTGTTTTCCTCAAAGCGCACTTCTTCGGGCAACCGTTCAAGGTGCTGAAGGTGGACAAGACGTTGGTGGACTATTACACCAAACTGTCGGATTTTCATGCACAATTCCGTGCCGTGGGTACGAATTACAACCAAGTCGTGAAGGAACTGAGGCTGCATTTTTCAGAGAAAAAGGCGATGGCGTTGCTCTACAAATTAGAGCAACACACCGTCGAACTCGTGAAACTGAGCCGCCGGATTGTGGAACTTTCAAGGGAAATGGAGGCAAAATGGTCGCAAAAATCAGTGTAG
- a CDS encoding ParA family protein, protein MINGTFKYPEIRFFGYLPKRIPEPSETRFSDNSVTYGFNDFMTQCRQSPFVRRTASPQNRIRDDPPACVVTEADGATAKSVWKQKNKSSTIKINGTMSKEIFVAFATQKGGIGKSTVTALAASYLHNVKGYNVAVVDCDDPQHSIHGLREHEMGLIDSSTYFKALACDHFRRIKKNAYTIVKSNAVNALDDAERMIATEDVKPDVVFFDMPGTLRSNGVIKTLSQMDYIFTPLSADRFVVESTLKFVTMFRDRLMTTGQAKTKGLHLFWTMVDGRERNDLYGIYEEVIAEMGFPVLSTRLPDSKKFRRDLSEERKSVFRSTIFPMDTALLKGSGIREFSEEISDIIRPQ, encoded by the coding sequence ATGATAAACGGAACATTCAAATACCCGGAAATCCGCTTCTTCGGATACTTGCCGAAACGGATACCCGAACCGTCGGAAACCCGGTTCTCCGACAATTCGGTGACGTATGGATTCAATGACTTCATGACGCAATGTCGTCAATCACCATTTGTCCGACGCACCGCTTCACCACAGAACCGGATACGCGACGACCCGCCTGCGTGTGTAGTCACGGAAGCGGATGGTGCGACAGCCAAATCCGTATGGAAACAGAAAAACAAATCATCAACAATTAAAATAAATGGAACTATGAGTAAGGAAATCTTCGTTGCATTCGCAACACAGAAAGGTGGCATCGGCAAATCCACTGTCACGGCACTTGCCGCCAGCTACCTGCACAACGTGAAAGGCTACAATGTCGCCGTCGTGGACTGCGACGACCCGCAGCACAGCATCCACGGGCTGCGCGAACACGAAATGGGGCTTATCGACAGCAGCACCTACTTCAAGGCTCTCGCTTGCGACCATTTCCGCCGGATCAAAAAGAACGCCTACACCATCGTCAAAAGCAATGCGGTGAACGCCCTCGACGATGCCGAGAGGATGATTGCCACTGAGGACGTGAAACCCGACGTGGTGTTCTTCGACATGCCCGGCACACTCCGAAGCAACGGCGTGATAAAGACGCTCTCGCAGATGGACTACATTTTCACTCCGCTGAGTGCCGACCGCTTTGTCGTGGAGAGTACCCTGAAATTCGTCACGATGTTCCGCGACAGGCTGATGACTACCGGACAGGCGAAAACAAAGGGGCTGCATCTGTTCTGGACGATGGTGGACGGCAGGGAGAGGAACGACTTGTACGGCATCTACGAGGAAGTGATAGCCGAAATGGGCTTTCCGGTACTTTCCACCCGCTTGCCCGACAGCAAGAAGTTCCGCCGTGACCTTTCGGAAGAGCGCAAGAGCGTTTTCCGCTCCACCATCTTCCCGATGGACACGGCACTGCTGAAAGGGAGTGGCATCCGGGAGTTTTCCGAAGAGATAAGCGACATCATCAGACCGCAGTGA
- a CDS encoding DUF3408 domain-containing protein yields MGSRKVNTEGIDEELLLASIGRRTQDGTLRPAQEVPAAAPTEEDTAAPEPSPVQPVTREKAQRESGRRKRQDEDYNELFLRRNEIKTRQCVYISRDVHGKILRIVNDIAGGEISVGGYVDTVLRQHLEQHKERINELYKKQREDLI; encoded by the coding sequence ATGGGCAGCAGGAAAGTGAACACGGAAGGCATCGACGAGGAACTGCTGTTAGCCTCCATCGGGCGGCGCACACAGGACGGGACACTGCGCCCCGCACAGGAAGTACCCGCAGCTGCACCGACCGAAGAGGACACCGCCGCACCGGAACCATCTCCTGTGCAACCCGTAACACGGGAAAAAGCGCAGAGGGAAAGTGGACGCCGGAAAAGGCAGGACGAGGACTACAACGAGCTATTCCTGCGCCGCAACGAGATAAAGACCCGCCAATGTGTCTATATCAGCCGTGACGTCCACGGCAAGATCCTCAGAATCGTGAACGACATCGCCGGAGGGGAAATCTCAGTAGGCGGATATGTGGATACCGTGCTGCGCCAGCATCTGGAACAGCACAAGGAGAGAATCAACGAACTGTACAAGAAACAACGTGAAGATCTGATTTGA
- a CDS encoding DUF3408 domain-containing protein → MEKEMTPNEKRPQQDCGGMFTQVQASVEILSPVPVSGKCSEKDYERLFIRDPEVKAREGKMAYVRPEYHERIMRITRVIGHDRLTLSAYIDHVLTHHFNQCEDAIKSLYARNYNSVF, encoded by the coding sequence ATGGAAAAAGAAATGACACCGAATGAAAAAAGACCACAGCAAGACTGCGGAGGTATGTTTACCCAAGTGCAGGCGAGTGTGGAAATACTGTCGCCTGTCCCGGTAAGCGGCAAATGCAGTGAGAAGGACTATGAACGCCTGTTCATCCGCGACCCGGAAGTAAAGGCACGTGAGGGGAAGATGGCGTATGTGCGCCCGGAGTACCACGAGCGTATCATGCGTATCACCCGTGTAATCGGGCATGACCGGCTTACGCTGTCCGCTTACATCGACCATGTGCTGACGCACCACTTCAACCAGTGCGAAGATGCGATAAAGAGCCTTTATGCCCGAAATTACAATTCAGTATTCTAA
- a CDS encoding DUF4134 domain-containing protein: protein MNKNILKNRKAILSAALVIAATASAFAQGNGIAGINEATSMVSSYFDPGTKLIYAIGAVVGLIGGVKVYGKFSSGDPDTSKTAASWFGACIFLIVAATILRSFFL from the coding sequence ATGAACAAGAACATCTTGAAAAACAGAAAAGCAATCCTCTCCGCGGCACTTGTCATCGCCGCAACCGCCTCCGCTTTCGCGCAGGGAAACGGCATCGCGGGCATCAACGAAGCCACCTCTATGGTGAGTTCTTATTTCGACCCCGGAACTAAACTGATATACGCCATCGGTGCAGTCGTCGGGCTTATCGGGGGCGTAAAAGTGTACGGCAAGTTTTCATCGGGCGACCCCGACACCAGCAAGACAGCCGCCTCGTGGTTCGGCGCGTGCATCTTCCTGATTGTTGCCGCCACCATCCTGCGCTCATTCTTCCTTTAA
- a CDS encoding DUF4133 domain-containing protein — MAEYPINKGIGRPVEFKGLKAQYLFIFCGGLLALFVLFVILYMVGIDQWICIGFGAASSSLLVWQTFALNARYGEHGLMKLGAARSHPRYLINRRRITRLFKRQRKEERQ; from the coding sequence ATGGCTGAATACCCAATCAACAAGGGTATCGGCCGTCCGGTAGAGTTCAAGGGCTTGAAGGCACAGTACCTCTTCATCTTCTGCGGAGGTCTGCTGGCTCTCTTCGTCCTGTTCGTCATCCTCTACATGGTCGGTATCGACCAGTGGATATGTATCGGCTTCGGCGCGGCATCGTCCTCCCTCCTTGTATGGCAGACCTTCGCGCTGAACGCCCGGTACGGTGAACACGGGCTGATGAAATTAGGAGCGGCACGGAGCCATCCCCGATACCTTATCAACCGGCGGCGGATAACCCGTCTGTTCAAACGACAACGAAAGGAAGAAAGACAATGA
- a CDS encoding TraG family conjugative transposon ATPase, with amino-acid sequence MRNTSKMTTLENRFPLLAVEHGCIISKDADITVAFEVELPELYTVTGAEYEAIHSCWCKAIKVLPDYSVVHKQDWFIKERYKPELQKDDMSFLSRSFERHFNERPYLKHTCYLYLTKTTKERNRMQSNFSTLCRGHIIPKELDRETTTKFLEACEQFERIMNDSGLVRLRRLSTDEIVGTEGKTGLIERYFSLMPEGDTTLQDIELSAREMRIGDNRLCLHTLSDAEDLPGKVATDTRYEKLSTDRSDCRLSFASPVGLLLSCNHIYNQYVLIDNSEETLQKFEKSARNMQSLSRYSRSNSINREWIDQYLNEAHSYGLTSVRAHFNVMAWSDDAEELKHIKNDVGSQLASMECVPRHNTIDCPTLYWAAIPGNAADFPAEESFHTFIEQAVCLFTEETNYRSSLSPFGIKMVDRLTGKPLHLDISDLPMKRGITTNRNKFVLGPSGSGKSFFMNHLVRQYYEQGAHVVLVDTGNSYQGLCGMIRRKTGGADGVYFTYTEDKPISFNPFYTDDYIFDVEKKDSIKTLLLTLWKSEDDKVTKTESGELGSAVSAYIERIQSDRSIVPSFNTFYEYMRDDYRKELAQRDIKVEKSDFNIDNMLTTMRQYYRGGRYDFLLNSTENIDLLGKRFIVFEIDSIKENRELFPVVTIIIMEAFINKMRRLKGVRKQLIVEEAWKALSSANMAEYLRYMYKTVRKYYGEAIVVTQEVDDIISSPVVKESIINNSDCKILLDQRKYMNKFDQIQALLGLTEKEKSQILSINMANNPSRLYKEVWIGLGGTQSAVYATEVSAEEYLAYTTEETEKVEVYRLAEKLGDDIEAAIRQLAERRRNKE; translated from the coding sequence ATGAGGAATACATCGAAAATGACAACACTGGAAAACAGGTTCCCACTTTTAGCGGTGGAGCATGGCTGCATCATCTCAAAGGACGCCGACATCACGGTGGCTTTCGAGGTGGAACTACCGGAACTTTACACCGTGACGGGTGCGGAGTACGAGGCGATACACAGTTGCTGGTGCAAGGCTATCAAGGTGCTGCCGGACTACTCCGTCGTCCACAAACAGGACTGGTTCATCAAGGAACGCTACAAACCGGAGCTTCAGAAGGACGACATGAGCTTTTTAAGCCGCTCTTTCGAGCGTCACTTCAACGAGCGTCCGTACCTGAAACACACCTGCTACCTCTACCTGACCAAGACAACAAAGGAGCGTAACCGGATGCAGAGCAATTTCAGCACGCTGTGCCGGGGACATATCATCCCGAAGGAGCTGGACAGGGAAACCACGACCAAGTTCTTGGAAGCCTGCGAACAGTTCGAGCGCATCATGAACGACAGCGGGCTTGTCAGGCTGCGCCGCCTCTCCACCGATGAGATTGTGGGTACTGAGGGAAAGACGGGACTTATTGAACGCTACTTCTCGCTCATGCCGGAAGGTGACACCACCTTGCAGGACATCGAGCTTTCGGCAAGGGAGATGCGCATCGGCGACAACCGCCTGTGTCTGCACACCCTCTCCGACGCGGAAGACCTGCCGGGCAAGGTGGCTACCGACACCCGTTACGAGAAGCTCTCCACCGACCGGAGTGACTGCCGACTGTCATTCGCCTCCCCGGTGGGGCTTCTGCTCTCCTGCAACCATATCTACAACCAGTATGTGCTGATAGACAACAGTGAGGAAACCTTGCAGAAGTTCGAGAAGTCCGCCCGTAACATGCAGTCGCTATCTCGCTATTCAAGGAGCAACAGCATCAACCGCGAGTGGATAGACCAATACCTGAACGAAGCCCATTCCTACGGACTGACCTCGGTACGGGCACACTTCAACGTCATGGCGTGGAGCGACGATGCGGAGGAACTGAAGCATATCAAGAACGACGTGGGCAGCCAGTTGGCAAGCATGGAATGCGTGCCGCGCCACAACACCATCGACTGCCCGACACTCTACTGGGCGGCGATACCCGGCAATGCGGCGGACTTCCCGGCGGAAGAGAGTTTCCACACCTTCATCGAACAGGCGGTGTGCCTGTTCACAGAGGAAACCAACTACCGCAGCTCGCTCTCGCCCTTCGGCATCAAGATGGTGGACAGGCTCACGGGAAAACCGCTGCACCTTGACATCTCCGACCTGCCCATGAAGCGAGGTATCACGACCAACCGCAACAAGTTCGTGCTGGGTCCTTCGGGCAGCGGCAAGTCTTTCTTCATGAACCACCTCGTGCGCCAATATTATGAGCAAGGCGCACATGTGGTATTGGTGGACACGGGAAACTCCTATCAGGGCTTGTGCGGCATGATCCGACGCAAGACAGGCGGAGCGGACGGTGTGTATTTCACCTACACGGAAGATAAGCCCATCAGCTTCAACCCGTTCTACACCGACGATTACATCTTCGACGTGGAGAAGAAGGACAGCATCAAGACCCTGTTGCTGACGCTCTGGAAGTCGGAGGACGACAAGGTGACAAAGACGGAGAGCGGCGAGCTGGGCAGTGCCGTGAGTGCCTATATTGAGCGCATCCAATCCGACCGTAGCATCGTGCCGTCGTTCAACACCTTCTACGAGTATATGCGTGACGACTACCGCAAGGAACTGGCACAGCGTGACATCAAGGTGGAGAAGTCCGACTTCAACATCGACAACATGCTCACCACCATGCGGCAGTATTACCGGGGCGGGCGTTACGATTTCCTGCTCAACTCCACGGAGAACATCGACCTGCTCGGCAAGCGGTTCATCGTCTTCGAGATAGATTCGATTAAAGAAAACCGCGAACTGTTCCCCGTCGTGACCATCATCATCATGGAAGCCTTCATCAACAAGATGCGGCGGCTGAAAGGCGTGCGGAAACAGCTTATCGTGGAAGAGGCTTGGAAGGCCCTCTCATCGGCGAACATGGCTGAATATCTGCGCTATATGTATAAGACGGTCAGAAAATATTACGGCGAGGCAATCGTGGTGACGCAGGAGGTGGACGACATTATCAGTTCTCCGGTGGTCAAAGAGAGCATTATCAACAACTCGGATTGTAAAATCCTGCTTGACCAAAGGAAATATATGAACAAGTTCGACCAGATACAGGCGTTGCTCGGACTGACGGAAAAGGAGAAGTCGCAGATACTCTCCATCAACATGGCGAACAACCCTTCACGGCTCTACAAGGAGGTGTGGATAGGCTTGGGCGGCACGCAGTCGGCGGTCTATGCCACGGAGGTCAGCGCGGAAGAGTATCTGGCGTACACCACCGAGGAAACGGAAAAAGTGGAGGTTTACCGTCTGGCGGAGAAGCTGGGCGACGACATCGAAGCCGCCATCCGGCAGCTTGCCGAAAGGCGGAGAAACAAGGAATAA
- a CDS encoding DUF3876 domain-containing protein, translated as MNLPKVKMLQVSKCLIGLAVMMLQSCDVADNRRDMLCGNWESVEGKPDVLIYKEGEAYKVTVFRRSGLRRKLKPETYLLQEENGNLFMNTGFRIDVSYNEATDVLTFSPNGDYVRVKPQPGHPTEE; from the coding sequence ATGAATTTACCAAAAGTGAAAATGCTGCAAGTCAGCAAGTGCCTTATCGGATTGGCGGTCATGATGCTGCAATCCTGCGACGTGGCCGACAACCGCCGCGACATGCTGTGCGGGAACTGGGAGAGCGTGGAGGGAAAACCTGACGTGCTTATCTACAAGGAGGGCGAAGCCTACAAAGTGACGGTGTTCCGTCGTAGCGGTCTGCGCCGCAAGCTCAAGCCGGAAACCTATCTCTTGCAGGAGGAGAACGGCAACCTGTTCATGAACACCGGCTTCCGCATCGACGTGTCCTACAACGAGGCCACGGATGTGCTGACTTTCTCGCCAAACGGGGACTATGTGCGGGTGAAGCCGCAGCCGGGACATCCGACCGAAGAATAA
- a CDS encoding DUF4141 domain-containing protein encodes MRTRITMIICLCLLFAGRASAQWVVSDPGNLAQGIINASKNIIHTSKTATNMVSNFQETVKIYQQGKKYYDALKSVNNLVKDARKVQQTILMVGDITDIYVNSFQRMLRDGNFRPEELSAIAFGYTKLLEESNEVLTELRNVVNITTLSMTDKERMDVVERCHSKMKRYRNLVSYYTNKNISVSYLRAKKKNDLDRIMGLYGNMNERYW; translated from the coding sequence ATGAGAACAAGAATAACAATGATTATCTGCCTGTGCCTGCTTTTCGCGGGCAGGGCAAGCGCACAGTGGGTCGTAAGCGATCCGGGCAATCTAGCGCAGGGCATCATCAATGCCTCCAAAAACATCATCCATACCTCCAAGACCGCCACGAACATGGTGAGCAACTTTCAGGAGACGGTGAAAATCTATCAGCAGGGCAAGAAGTATTACGATGCCCTCAAATCGGTGAACAATCTGGTCAAGGACGCCCGCAAGGTGCAGCAGACCATCCTGATGGTGGGCGACATCACAGACATCTATGTGAACAGTTTCCAACGGATGCTCCGTGACGGGAATTTCAGACCCGAAGAGCTTTCCGCAATCGCTTTCGGCTACACGAAACTGCTGGAGGAAAGCAACGAAGTGTTGACGGAACTCAGGAACGTGGTGAACATCACCACGCTCTCCATGACCGACAAGGAGCGCATGGACGTGGTGGAACGCTGCCACTCGAAGATGAAGCGTTACCGCAACCTCGTGAGCTACTACACGAACAAGAACATCTCCGTGAGTTACCTGCGTGCGAAAAAGAAGAACGACCTCGACCGCATCATGGGGCTGTACGGGAACATGAACGAAAGATACTGGTAG